From the Nerophis lumbriciformis linkage group LG05, RoL_Nlum_v2.1, whole genome shotgun sequence genome, the window TTAAAATGTCCTCCTGGTACAAGAACGGAACGATGGTGTCGCTGACCAGCAGGTCCTCGCACAGGTCCAGGGTGTGTTTCCTCAGCAGGTCTTTGTGAACAGGATCCATCAACCAGTCTGTGCTTCTTCAGCAGATCTTTTCacgaaaaaacacaacaaatacacCACGTCTTCAATGTTATTGTGTCCGACTAGAAACAAGGTGGCGGAACTAACGACACTTCCTGGTCCGAACATTAGCGCGTAACTTCGTTGTAATCTTCAGGAAAGTTTCATATGTTTAGATGATAATAtttgacacaaacatttgacaaagAAAGGGATTAACATCCTCACATTACAGCACACGGCGGGTCGCAAAAGCCGCGTGAAGCCATCAGTGGGTAAAGGAAGTGCGCgtcctttcaaaataagacaCGAGTGTGAACAGCGCGACCTTAAGAATTAATCACTCACGAAAATGAACTTTATTGACCTAATTTGGTCTTCACTGTCTCTCTTGGAGGAAATGTATTTACCAGCTCTGCTCATGCGAAGGAATTTAGCATTAGCCTCACTTCCAAAAATGTGACTCACTTCCTGTGCCGTTCCGATTTTCACACACACGCATTGCCCAATTGTAAAAAGTTAATTACTAAAATtcagtgagcctatggctttgcactttgtttattatatatatatatttatttgtattctattttagttactttgaatttacaaccctttggcgctgttttgtacttattttgattattgtttctcgtctgtttgtaaatgttgacatttataaataaaggttttaaaaaaaaaaacagcacgtccgaccggtaggaggccacagggaagacccaggagacgttgggaagactatgtctcccagctggcctgggaacgcctcgggattccccgggaagagctggacgaagcggctggggagagggaaatctgggcttccctgcttaggctgctgcccccgcgacccgacctcggataagcggaagaagatggatggatggatggatgggtttaaaaaagtaaataaataaaataaaatccatccatccatccattttctaccgcttattccctttggggtggcggggggcgctggagcctatctcagctacaatcgggcggaaggcggggtacaccctggacaagtcgccatctcatcgcagaataaaataaaataaaaagaataaaataaaaaaataaaaaaaacattgcccaaatataaaaaaaagaaaaatgaaaaaataaataaaataaaataaataaataaacattgcaaAAATGTATAAACTGATTTTTCATGAAGGTTCGCTAACGCCACCGTGTGGACACAACAATAAAAAAACCCTCCAAAGACTaaagttgtctttttttatttaaatatgaaacGGTGACCATTATTGGCACGGACGTGACTGTTTCACTCGGTTGTAGCAGTCGACTTGAAGTGCTTGTGAAGACCCAACGCCAAGGACACAACGATGGCGGCCAtctgcaaaacacacacacacacacacacgttttatGTGTGAGCGAGGTCATGTGGTTGACGTACGACGGCGTGGGTTTACCGCCAAGGTGGCGTAGGTTGAAATAATGGCGATGCGGAGTTTGATTGGGAAGTTGACGTGGTTCTTCAGGACAGGGCCGCAGGGCTACCACACAAAGAGGTCAAAGGTGAACAGGGGACGGGGTTTGGTTGCTAAGCAACGGCGCGGGGGGGCGGACACCTTGGAGTAAACCCAGGTTTCCTGAAAGGTCACAGGCGTCACCGGCGTGCACGGCTCCCGTGCGCTCGCCCTGCGAGACAAAGACACGCCCACTCAACGGTGCGCGACACGGCAAACGGGAAGTCGCGTGCTCACCTGGCCGGAGCGCACAGGCAGGAATCAGGAAGTGGCATCTCCCAGTCGCCATAACCGGTCAAACCGCAGCAAGACTCCTGCCGACAAAGATGGCGTCAGAGAGCGGCGTCAGAGAGCGGGCCGTCACGTTAAACCCACCCAAGTCTGCAGCTTGATCAGCTCCTGCTGGATGTAAGGCTCCGCCTTGTGGAGAGGCGTCACATTGAAGAACACCTCGTCCATGGCGCCGTCCATCTGATGACATCATCAAGAGTTATTTTTTTACCTGGGGGGGGGGCTTGGAGTTTGAGACAACTTACCTGAGCTTGAAGGTGAAGCAGCGGCGACGACGCCACCGTCACAGCCACCAACTCCACAAACGCCACGGCGCAAAACTACACGGATATAGGGATAGACGTATACGCAACGCAAGGATGGATGCGGTGGAGGTGTGTCCTACCAGCAGCAGCAGAATCCTGAGGTTCAAAGCAGCAGCACAAAGGCCCAGCAGAGACAAAAGCACGGTGATAGGACCAAACACCTGCAGGACTTTGGATCCATCAGTGCTGGACAACTGCTCAAACAACTAAGAAGAACCAAACCAGACAATCGGATCACAAGGCAGATGAATAATTGTGCGCTGACTTACCTCCGCGACTGGGACGCCGCCATCGATGGAGGAGAAGCCCACTCCTATCATCAGCACGCCCGACACCTACACAGCATCATCACTGTTTGTGTCTTCCTCAAGGTGGACACCAACATGTTGTTAGCAGCTCGCTTACCAGCAGTAGTGCCGTCACGCTGATGTCCAATCCACGCAAGTACGTCCTGCAACCAGTCATGACCAGGGCTGTGTGAGCCCTGACACTaaacagctgtgtgtgtgtgtgtgtgtgtgtgtgtgtgtgtgtgtgtgtgtgttcttgtatgtctgcccttcttgagacatcaacaaggaaaagtactttccaaatgaggaccagtgaacaagttaggaccgaaattagagatgttcgataatatcggccgataaatgctttaaaatgtaacatcggaaattatcgatatcggtttcaaaaagtaaaattgatgactttttaaaacgccgctgtgtacacggacgtagggagaagtacagagcgccaataaaccttaaaggcactgcctttgcgtgccggccccagtcacataatatctacattttttcacacacacaagtgaatgcaaagcatacttggtcaacagccatacaggtcacactgagggtggccgtatgaacaactttaacactgttacaaatatgcgccacactgtgaacccacaccaaacaagaatgacacacacatttcgggagaacatccgcaccgtaacacaacataaacacaacagaacaaatacccagaaccccttgcagcaccaactcttccgggacgctacaataaacactacccccccttcccccccccaacctcaacctcctcctctcagggagagcatgtcccaaattccaagctgctgttttgaggcatgttaaaaaaaaataatgcacattgtgacttcaataataaatatggcagtgccatgttggcattttttttttccataacttgagttgatttatttttggaaaaccttgttacattgtttaatgcatccagcggggcatcacaacaaaattaggcataataatgtgttaattccacgactgtatatatcggtatcggttgatatcagaatcggtaattaagagttggacaatatcggaatatcagatataaaaaaaaaagccattatcggacatctctaaccgaaatcatggtcccaatacggaaaaccattgcatgtaacagagagccaaatactagagtctgtgaacattgctccaaagtcaggatttttttgttgatttaatgtgcatacaaaagtaaacattgacaggtacaAAGgcggcaatatatgataaaacaagacggcagctaaagaaggacattgctattcatccccgaaaaaacccctccaggtgaacagctgattttacgactttcggtgctgacgtaagataacacgacggtactaagactatagtagcCATTATGAGTTAGCTTCtaaagctgggttgcccaaagtgcggcacggtGGCCATCTGTGGTCTGCGACTTGTTTGTTTTGCCTTAAGCACATTATAAAAAACAAGaagtagagatctcatttgcacccctggtggtgaaatctatcaaaattagggtgatcccaaaaaaggaggtatttttcaaattgactgtgtgtccctTTTACaagtgctccccctatggtcaacatatgaaataaaaagtgtgtgtaaaaaatttgaagtgctccccctctggccaacatatgtaataacaagtgtgtgtaagaaattgaaatgcgccccctttggtcaaaaaatcaccaatgattgtcacacacacacgaggtgtggcaaaattattctctgcatttgaaccatcacccttgatcaccccctgggaggtgaggggagcagtgggcagcagcggtggccgcgcccttcaaccattttgggtgatttaacccccaattccaacccttgatgctgagtaccaagcagggaggtaatggctcacatttttatagtctttggtatgactcggccgggaattGAACTCacgatcttagggcggacactctaaccactaggccactgaatatagagacataacttgaagtaaataatgaagattaaaaaccaattacaaacaaaaaataaataaataaataaattaactaaaaacagtctttttctcacaatgtgtcgacttttttcttataaaattgggaacaatttctcacattctttccgtttctgtaatattgcaatattttcttgtaaaattattactttttttaatgtaaaattattactttttaatgcaaaatggtg encodes:
- the LOC133605684 gene encoding uncharacterized protein isoform X1; its protein translation is MTGCRTYLRGLDISVTALLLVSGVLMIGVGFSSIDGGVPVAELFEQLSSTDGSKVLQVFGPITVLLSLLGLCAAALNLRILLLLFCAVAFVELVAVTVASSPLLHLQAQMDGAMDEVFFNVTPLHKAEPYIQQELIKLQTWESCCGLTGYGDWEMPLPDSCLCAPARASAREPCTPVTPVTFQETWVYSKPCGPVLKNHVNFPIKLRIAIISTYATLAMAAIVVSLALGLHKHFKSTATTE
- the LOC133605684 gene encoding uncharacterized protein isoform X2, which gives rise to MTGCRTYLRGLDISVTALLLVSGVLMIGVGFSSIDGGVPVAELFEQLSSTDGSKVLQVFGPITVLLSLLGLCAAALNLRILLLLFCAVAFVELVAVTVASSPLLHLQAQMDGAMDEVFFNVTPLHKAEPYIQQELIKLQTWESCCGLTGYGDWEMPLPDSCLCAPAREPCTPVTPVTFQETWVYSKPCGPVLKNHVNFPIKLRIAIISTYATLAMAAIVVSLALGLHKHFKSTATTE